The region GGCCGAAACCGCGCAGAAAGACGCCGGCTGGCAGGCGCTGCCGTACCTGACGGCCCAGCCCCAGCGGACTTTCGCCCGCGCCGAGCAGGTGACCGAACCCGGTAAGCAGTACCGCGCCGTGCTGAACACCTCCGAGGGCCTGATCACCCTGGAGCTGTACCCCGACAAGGCCCCGCAGGCTGTAAACAACTTCGTGTTTCTGGCCCGCAACCACTTTTATGCTGGTACCCGCTTTCACCGCGTGATTGATGGCTTTATGGCGCAGGGTGGCGATCCCCTCAGTGCGGACCTGTCTCGGCAAAGCGACTGGGGCACCGGTGGTCCCGGCTACACGTTTGGCTATGAGGTGAACAACGGCCTGAACTTCAATGACGCTGGTGTGCTGGGCATGGCCCGCAGCGCCTCGCCGGATTCACAGGGCAGCCAGTTCTTTATTACCCTGGCGCCGGCCAGCTTCCTCAACGGCCAGTACACCGTGTTTGGCCGGGTGGTGGACGGCATGGACGCCCTGCAGAAATTGACCCGGACGGCCCGCAGCGGCGCAGGCGGCGAGCAGCCTATTCCCGTGCAGGCCGACGCGCTCAACAGTGTGACCATCCTGGCCCGCTGAAGACTGCGGCACCCAGAATCCCCAGGCTAGAGGAGAGGCTCCGGGTAATTCGGGCCTCTCCTTATACTTGCCCTATGAGGTACAGAAAACTGCTGATCGGTCTGGGCGCTGCGGCGCTGGCCGCTGCTTATTATCAGCGCAGCTACCGCTACCGCGACCCGGTACGCCTGCCTCCCGACAAAACTGGCTTGGTTGCGCCTGCGGACGGCACGGTGGCATTTGTGCGCCGTGCCGAAGGCCCCGGCCAGGGCTGGCAGCTGGGCGTGGCCCTGAGCCCTCTCAGTGTGCGCTATATCTACGCGCCGCAGGACGGAACGGTGCAGGTGCTGACGCGGCAGCCAGTCCGCCTGCCAGAACAGAGTCGCCCTGCCGACGCTCTGACGCTGGCGCTGAGTGCATCCCTGGGAAATGGGGCAGACGTGACTCTGGCCGCGCCGGCTGGTACCCGGCTGGTGGCCCGGACCTATTTCAGCGCCGGCGAGCCGGTGCGCCGGGGCAACAAGCTGGCTTTTCTGGAACGCGGCGCTCTGGTGGTGCTGACCTTTGGAGAAGAGTTCCGCCCGGCCGTGCGGGTAGGCGAGCGGGTCACGGGCGCGCAGACGGTGCTGGCCCGGCCTGCTGCTGAGGTTTGAGGATCCGCGTAGGCTGTTATGTCCGGTCTATCGGGGACCCCACAGCAACAGCCACAGAAGCCAAAAAAGGCTGGAGCCTAAGCCCCAGCCTTTTTCTTTCCAGCCCGTTATCAGTTCAGGCTGCCGCTGCCGAAAGTGAAGTTGCCGTTCTGATAGTCCACGTTCAGCACCGAGTTGTCCGGCACCTCGCCGCTGAGGATGCGGCGGGCCAGCGGCGTCTCGATCTCGCGGCTGATGGCGCGCTTCAGCGGCCGCGCACCGAAGGCCGGATCGTAGCCCACGGAAGCCAGCTGGTCCTTG is a window of Deinococcus sp. Marseille-Q6407 DNA encoding:
- a CDS encoding phosphatidylserine decarboxylase; the encoded protein is MRYRKLLIGLGAAALAAAYYQRSYRYRDPVRLPPDKTGLVAPADGTVAFVRRAEGPGQGWQLGVALSPLSVRYIYAPQDGTVQVLTRQPVRLPEQSRPADALTLALSASLGNGADVTLAAPAGTRLVARTYFSAGEPVRRGNKLAFLERGALVVLTFGEEFRPAVRVGERVTGAQTVLARPAAEV
- a CDS encoding peptidylprolyl isomerase; amino-acid sequence: MKKLIWILPAALLASCAPAQQAGMKAMEQRDGTTQARYQVPTSAVINKAETAQKDAGWQALPYLTAQPQRTFARAEQVTEPGKQYRAVLNTSEGLITLELYPDKAPQAVNNFVFLARNHFYAGTRFHRVIDGFMAQGGDPLSADLSRQSDWGTGGPGYTFGYEVNNGLNFNDAGVLGMARSASPDSQGSQFFITLAPASFLNGQYTVFGRVVDGMDALQKLTRTARSGAGGEQPIPVQADALNSVTILAR